Proteins found in one Vallitalea guaymasensis genomic segment:
- a CDS encoding OmpA family protein, whose translation MARKRKTEEGKSGSPAWMSTYGDLVTLLLCFFVLLFSMSSIDVAKFKAAMSSFRNQIDIMPGGTSLTDDELISNGISQVNGLETIFDNKVPLEEEGEEDADLTKSKLEEAKKDAEEINEYLKKEGYENEVEVEYNSNIIKLTIEGEILFESGHAELTPDAIKLVDVISVKVKELLADKTIQIEGHTDNRPINTARYPSNWELSQARAIAVGYRLIKEHNIDPSKIAATGYGEYRPLTDNSTPEGRAINRRVEIKLVSEEYKNIDELNEVEEVE comes from the coding sequence ATGGCTAGAAAAAGAAAGACAGAAGAAGGCAAATCTGGTTCACCAGCTTGGATGAGTACATATGGAGATTTAGTTACGCTATTACTTTGTTTCTTTGTTTTACTTTTTTCCATGTCAAGTATCGATGTTGCAAAATTTAAAGCTGCAATGAGCTCTTTTAGGAATCAAATAGATATTATGCCTGGAGGTACTTCACTAACAGATGATGAGTTGATATCTAATGGTATAAGTCAGGTAAATGGTCTTGAGACTATATTTGATAACAAAGTACCGTTAGAAGAAGAAGGCGAAGAAGATGCAGACTTAACTAAGAGTAAACTGGAAGAAGCTAAAAAAGATGCAGAAGAGATTAACGAATACTTAAAAAAAGAAGGATATGAAAACGAAGTTGAAGTAGAGTACAATTCAAATATTATTAAGCTTACTATTGAAGGTGAGATATTATTTGAGAGTGGACATGCTGAATTAACTCCTGATGCTATTAAATTAGTAGATGTTATATCTGTAAAAGTAAAAGAATTATTAGCAGATAAAACGATACAGATAGAAGGTCATACAGATAATAGACCAATCAATACCGCTAGATATCCTAGCAACTGGGAACTATCTCAAGCTAGAGCCATAGCAGTTGGATATAGATTGATAAAAGAACATAATATTGACCCTTCTAAAATTGCCGCTACGGGTTACGGAGAATACCGTCCATTAACAGACAATAGTACACCCGAAGGGCGTGCTATAAATAGGCGAGTAGAAATTAAGCTTGTTAGTGAGGAGTATAAAAATATTGATGAGCTTAACGAAGTAGAAGAAGTAGAATAG
- the fliJ gene encoding flagellar export protein FliJ produces the protein MAKFQFRLQNILSVKEKFEEQKRMELSNANQLLEIEERRLTQLITLRDNNNNLYKKMVSDRITVKDIRDFGEKNKYYTNVVLEQNITVTKANSRVESIRDELKEALIEKKMYEKLKENAYEEYYKEECKEEQKHLDEIVSYKYRK, from the coding sequence ATGGCTAAATTTCAATTCAGGTTACAAAATATCTTAAGTGTAAAAGAGAAATTTGAAGAACAAAAGCGTATGGAATTAAGCAATGCTAATCAATTACTTGAAATAGAAGAAAGAAGATTAACACAGTTAATTACTCTAAGAGACAACAATAATAACCTATATAAAAAAATGGTTAGTGATAGAATCACAGTAAAAGATATTAGAGATTTTGGAGAAAAAAACAAATATTACACTAATGTAGTCTTAGAACAAAATATTACTGTTACTAAGGCAAATAGCAGGGTTGAATCAATTAGAGATGAATTAAAAGAAGCTCTAATTGAAAAAAAAATGTATGAAAAGTTGAAAGAAAATGCTTATGAAGAGTATTACAAAGAAGAATGTAAAGAAGAACAAAAGCATTTGGATGAAATAGTAAGTTATAAGTATAGAAAATAA
- a CDS encoding TIGR02530 family flagellar biosynthesis protein has translation MKINPSMYNVSTNKIKVNKNQLKTNSNFNSKVDDFSKVLQEKLSKTSELNFSKHANMRLNSRKIKFSDEQLKRINKGIDEAKEKGIKDSLVLIDDVALVVNIKNKTVVTAMEKSEQDNKVFTNIDGAVII, from the coding sequence ATGAAGATTAATCCTTCTATGTATAATGTTTCAACTAATAAGATAAAAGTAAATAAAAATCAACTTAAAACTAATAGTAATTTTAATTCCAAGGTTGATGATTTCAGTAAGGTCTTACAAGAGAAACTAAGTAAGACTAGTGAACTGAATTTTTCAAAACATGCTAATATGCGTCTTAATTCTAGGAAAATAAAATTTTCTGATGAGCAGTTAAAAAGAATTAATAAAGGCATAGATGAAGCAAAAGAAAAAGGGATTAAAGATTCATTAGTTCTTATTGATGATGTAGCTTTAGTTGTTAATATTAAGAATAAGACTGTTGTTACAGCCATGGAAAAATCGGAACAAGACAATAAAGTTTTTACTAATATCGATGGTGCCGTCATTATATAA
- a CDS encoding MotE family protein: protein MENESIEFNESKSGFGKIIAVLIILIIIIGGICAVIKLDIGNIGSKYAYPVLKNIPVVNNILPNVAEETLSEDMTADDNYAFENVDEAVERLKVTETLLKDKEIEVEKLSEELKLLQDENARLKVFEENQAAFDEKKKEFDELVVFGEGVPDISNFISFYEEMKPENAAKIYAEAIQIEKYDKEILDIASSYGQMKAANAAAILAKMTTTSSKMKMVVQILNNIDSEQRGAILGAMDTKTAAKITEYMFPKK, encoded by the coding sequence ATGGAAAACGAAAGTATTGAATTTAATGAAAGTAAATCAGGTTTTGGTAAAATCATAGCAGTATTAATTATATTAATTATAATAATAGGTGGTATCTGTGCTGTTATAAAGCTAGATATAGGTAATATTGGAAGCAAATATGCTTATCCTGTTCTAAAGAATATACCTGTAGTAAATAATATCTTACCAAATGTGGCTGAAGAAACATTAAGTGAAGATATGACAGCAGATGATAATTATGCATTCGAAAACGTTGATGAAGCTGTTGAACGATTGAAAGTTACAGAAACTCTTTTGAAAGATAAAGAAATTGAAGTAGAAAAACTCTCAGAAGAATTAAAATTATTACAAGACGAAAATGCAAGGTTAAAAGTTTTTGAAGAGAATCAAGCAGCTTTTGACGAAAAGAAAAAAGAGTTTGATGAATTAGTAGTATTTGGCGAAGGTGTTCCAGATATCAGTAATTTTATTAGCTTCTATGAAGAAATGAAACCAGAAAATGCTGCAAAAATATATGCAGAAGCTATCCAAATAGAGAAATATGACAAAGAAATTCTAGATATAGCATCATCATATGGACAGATGAAGGCTGCTAATGCAGCTGCCATATTAGCGAAGATGACAACTACATCTTCCAAAATGAAAATGGTTGTTCAAATCCTTAATAATATAGATAGCGAACAGCGGGGAGCAATACTCGGTGCTATGGACACAAAGACAGCGGCAAAAATCACTGAATATATGTTTCCGAAAAAATAA
- the fliM gene encoding flagellar motor switch protein FliM gives MGEVLSQHEIDDLLNALNTGELDVDEYRSNANEKQIKDYDFARPSKFSKEQLRTLEIIFEHYARLISTTLPAYLRTATQVDVVNSEAISYSEFANALSNPILLGVVDFSPLKGSFVVDLSVNIGYAIIDRLLGGKGEPLDRERDFSEIEVLLIEKILVICLQNMREPWKNVVELSPRLEKIETNSQFAQVISPTDVVALITLSMKIGPVEGLMNFCIPYLCLEPIMDKLNTKYWFSTIQNTNEELYKEIIEHQIDNVKIPIKAVLGQSSISVNDFVNLQKGDIIKLNNKVDTEMEVYVGNIKKFKGKPGIFNHKNAIKITSIIREEE, from the coding sequence ATGGGTGAAGTCTTATCACAACACGAAATTGATGATTTGTTGAATGCATTAAATACTGGTGAATTAGACGTAGATGAATATCGTTCTAATGCTAATGAAAAACAAATTAAAGATTATGATTTTGCTAGACCATCAAAATTTTCAAAAGAACAGCTAAGAACATTAGAAATAATTTTTGAACATTATGCAAGATTAATTTCTACGACTTTACCTGCATACTTAAGAACTGCGACGCAAGTGGATGTAGTAAATTCTGAAGCAATTTCGTATTCTGAGTTTGCAAATGCATTATCAAATCCTATATTGTTAGGAGTTGTTGACTTTTCGCCGTTAAAGGGGTCATTTGTTGTTGATTTATCAGTAAATATAGGGTATGCTATTATTGATAGATTGCTTGGTGGAAAGGGAGAACCACTTGATAGAGAGAGAGATTTTTCAGAGATAGAAGTACTATTGATTGAAAAAATATTAGTTATTTGTTTACAAAATATGAGAGAGCCGTGGAAGAATGTTGTAGAATTATCTCCTAGATTAGAGAAGATAGAAACTAATTCACAATTTGCTCAGGTAATATCTCCAACTGATGTAGTTGCTCTTATTACATTAAGTATGAAAATAGGCCCAGTAGAAGGCTTAATGAATTTTTGTATACCATATTTATGTTTAGAACCGATTATGGATAAGTTAAATACAAAATATTGGTTCTCAACAATACAAAATACCAATGAAGAATTATATAAAGAAATCATTGAACATCAGATAGATAATGTTAAAATACCAATAAAAGCAGTTCTTGGTCAATCTAGTATATCAGTAAATGATTTTGTTAATCTTCAAAAAGGAGATATTATTAAACTTAACAACAAAGTAGATACTGAAATGGAAGTCTACGTAGGAAATATCAAGAAGTTCAAAGGAAAACCTGGTATTTTTAATCATAAAAATGCCATAAAAATAACTTCTATTATTAGGGAGGAGGAATAA
- a CDS encoding flagellar hook capping FlgD N-terminal domain-containing protein yields MADISNTNTQSNVVKDIMDKYGIDTMKTSKKTNDLDKDAFLNLLVTQMRYQDPLNPTQDKDFLAQMAQFSALEQMQNLNTSASMSRAYELMNKDIFANIVNPVSLEITPVAGTVRGVFMQNGKVFLKVGDVDVPLEKVEGVLAPIDLLELNKKVEEISKDIAKIQEKYAPGEDDDSDEEDSEGVDESEETN; encoded by the coding sequence ATGGCAGATATTTCAAACACTAACACTCAAAGTAATGTTGTTAAAGATATCATGGATAAATATGGTATTGATACTATGAAAACAAGTAAGAAGACTAATGATTTAGATAAAGATGCTTTTCTTAACTTATTAGTAACTCAAATGAGATACCAAGATCCTCTTAATCCAACACAAGATAAAGATTTCTTGGCGCAGATGGCACAATTCTCAGCTTTAGAGCAAATGCAGAACTTAAATACAAGTGCTTCAATGTCTAGAGCATATGAATTAATGAATAAAGATATCTTTGCTAATATTGTTAATCCTGTTAGTTTAGAGATAACCCCTGTAGCAGGAACAGTTAGGGGAGTATTCATGCAAAATGGTAAGGTATTTCTAAAAGTTGGTGACGTAGATGTTCCACTTGAAAAAGTTGAAGGTGTTTTGGCTCCAATAGATTTACTAGAATTGAATAAAAAAGTAGAAGAGATAAGTAAGGACATTGCTAAAATACAAGAGAAATATGCTCCAGGAGAAGATGATGATTCTGATGAAGAGGATTCTGAAGGTGTTGACGAATCTGAAGAAACTAATTAG
- the fliI gene encoding flagellar protein export ATPase FliI, producing the protein MESIDFNKYETLKSNSYIRHLGRVTRVVGLTIESLGPKVRMGGLCLIHSGIDKASVLAEVVGFKENRILLMPLGDLEGVGLGSTVEALGQTLTVAVGDKLLGRVLDGLGNPIDDKEIIYTDTDYSIHNEPPEPLKRKRIKEVLPIGVKAVDGLLTIGKGQRVGIFAGSGVGKSTLLGMIARNTSADINVIALIGERGREVKEFIERDLGEEGLKRSVVVVATSDKPALVRQKAASTATAIAEYFRDRGKDVLLMMDSLTRFSMAQREIGLAIGEPPVSRGYTPSVFAVMPKLLERAGNAEVGSITGLYTVLVDGDDMNEPITDTARGILDGHIVLSRKLAYKNHYPAIDILQSVSRVMSEVADDRHKDIANSMKTVLATYKDVEDLINIGAYSRGSNEDIDYAIDKIKLVNNYLKQKTEEKFNFDEEIDKMEEIFLESSDK; encoded by the coding sequence ATGGAAAGTATTGATTTTAATAAATATGAGACACTTAAAAGTAATTCTTATATTAGGCATCTAGGAAGGGTTACAAGAGTAGTAGGATTGACTATTGAATCATTAGGTCCAAAGGTTCGGATGGGAGGATTATGTCTTATTCATTCGGGTATTGATAAAGCATCTGTTTTAGCAGAAGTTGTTGGATTTAAGGAAAATAGAATATTGCTTATGCCCTTAGGGGATTTAGAAGGTGTTGGATTAGGAAGTACAGTTGAGGCTCTTGGACAAACTCTTACAGTAGCTGTTGGTGATAAACTATTAGGTAGAGTGTTAGATGGATTAGGTAATCCTATAGATGATAAAGAAATAATCTATACTGATACAGATTACAGTATACATAATGAACCTCCAGAACCTCTTAAAAGAAAAAGAATTAAAGAAGTATTACCTATTGGTGTAAAAGCTGTTGATGGTTTATTGACTATCGGTAAGGGACAAAGAGTAGGTATCTTTGCAGGAAGCGGCGTTGGAAAAAGTACATTGTTAGGTATGATTGCAAGAAATACAAGTGCTGATATTAATGTCATTGCACTAATTGGTGAAAGAGGAAGAGAAGTAAAAGAGTTTATTGAGAGGGATTTAGGCGAAGAAGGGTTGAAAAGGTCAGTGGTAGTAGTTGCTACTTCTGATAAACCTGCTTTAGTTAGGCAAAAGGCTGCTAGTACAGCTACAGCAATAGCTGAATATTTTAGAGATAGAGGAAAAGATGTTCTGCTGATGATGGATTCCCTAACTAGATTTTCTATGGCTCAGAGAGAAATTGGACTAGCTATAGGGGAACCGCCTGTTAGTAGAGGATATACTCCATCTGTATTTGCTGTAATGCCAAAACTATTAGAAAGAGCTGGAAATGCAGAGGTAGGATCTATTACGGGGCTTTACACAGTACTGGTTGATGGTGATGACATGAATGAGCCAATTACTGATACGGCAAGAGGTATTCTTGATGGACACATCGTTCTATCCAGGAAATTGGCTTACAAAAATCATTATCCAGCGATTGATATTCTACAAAGTGTTTCAAGAGTTATGTCAGAAGTTGCAGATGATAGACATAAAGATATTGCAAACAGTATGAAAACTGTTTTAGCAACTTATAAAGACGTAGAAGATCTTATAAATATTGGTGCATATTCTAGAGGTAGTAATGAAGATATTGATTATGCAATTGACAAGATTAAACTTGTTAACAATTACTTGAAACAAAAAACAGAAGAAAAGTTTAATTTTGATGAAGAGATAGATAAAATGGAAGAGATATTTTTAGAAAGTAGTGATAAGTAA
- a CDS encoding flagellar hook protein FlgE — MMRSMYSGVSGLRIHQTRMDVIGNNIANVNTTGFKSGRVTFNEIFSQTLQGASGASESIGGRNPMQVGLGANISSIDTLMTEGAAQRTDNPLDMKIEGDGFFIVKDGGGFKFTRAGAFRLDEVGNLCNPEGLNVMGWRTDPTTGNIVKDKVNSIKILSPENMYSDPSMTKNATVSGNIQKNDPNLDSAKGVYRQVPIYDSLGYKYTVDLKICQTATANEFDIRIMANSLKDKDGNKIGSASNPIPATDANKTATFDVNTGKVVSSAADGSDTRLELTLGATTTGFSKFSTPIKIDFSNLTLFDGKTTVEAVGGDEDGLGAGAPAGKLSSFEIGTDGKILGKYSNSKTKILGQIAVANFQNPAGLQKVGNNLFQVTSNSGEFDGIGKEVTEDGGSLNGGVLEMSNVDLSREFTDMITTQRGFQANSRIITASDEMLQELVNLKR; from the coding sequence ATGATGCGTTCTATGTACTCTGGTGTTTCTGGATTAAGAATACACCAAACTAGAATGGATGTTATAGGTAACAATATTGCAAATGTTAATACAACAGGTTTTAAGTCAGGAAGAGTAACGTTTAATGAAATATTCAGTCAAACTTTGCAAGGTGCAAGTGGGGCTAGTGAATCTATAGGTGGCCGAAATCCTATGCAGGTAGGACTTGGTGCTAATATTTCATCTATCGATACATTAATGACTGAAGGTGCTGCACAGAGAACTGATAATCCTCTTGATATGAAAATTGAGGGTGATGGATTCTTTATAGTGAAAGATGGAGGAGGATTCAAGTTTACTAGAGCTGGTGCTTTTAGATTGGATGAGGTCGGTAATTTGTGTAATCCTGAAGGATTAAATGTAATGGGTTGGAGAACAGATCCTACTACAGGTAATATAGTGAAAGATAAAGTTAATTCGATTAAAATTTTATCACCTGAAAATATGTATTCGGACCCTAGCATGACAAAAAATGCTACAGTGAGTGGTAATATTCAAAAAAATGATCCAAACCTAGATTCTGCAAAAGGCGTATATAGACAGGTGCCAATATACGATAGTTTAGGTTATAAATATACTGTTGATTTAAAGATTTGTCAAACTGCAACAGCAAATGAATTTGATATAAGAATAATGGCAAATTCATTAAAAGATAAAGATGGTAATAAAATTGGTTCAGCTTCAAATCCCATACCAGCAACTGACGCAAATAAAACGGCTACATTTGATGTGAATACGGGAAAAGTAGTATCATCAGCAGCTGATGGTTCGGATACTAGATTAGAATTGACATTAGGTGCTACTACGACAGGTTTTTCAAAATTTTCAACTCCTATAAAGATTGATTTTTCAAACTTAACTTTGTTTGATGGAAAAACAACTGTTGAAGCTGTAGGTGGTGATGAAGATGGATTAGGAGCTGGTGCACCAGCTGGAAAACTGTCATCATTTGAAATTGGAACAGATGGGAAAATCCTTGGTAAATATTCTAACAGTAAAACTAAAATCCTTGGACAAATTGCAGTAGCTAATTTCCAAAATCCTGCTGGTCTTCAGAAAGTAGGTAATAATTTATTCCAAGTTACATCTAACTCAGGAGAGTTTGATGGTATTGGTAAAGAAGTTACAGAAGACGGCGGTAGCCTCAACGGTGGAGTCCTAGAAATGTCCAACGTAGACTTATCAAGGGAATTTACTGATATGATTACTACCCAAAGAGGATTCCAAGCTAACTCAAGAATAATTACTGCTTCAGATGAAATGCTTCAAGAACTTGTTAATCTTAAACGATAA
- a CDS encoding FliH/SctL family protein has protein sequence MSSIIKSPFINYASNNKKIIGVNNKNNISENNEEDIHISAAKINKSIEKQKKQAEQVANDIINKAMGEAQCIVEDAKKSAIDITEEAYKKALEDGYKDGISKGEQEAIRLKNEADQVLQQAYDEKEKILSDIEPKMANILIELVKNLTGYVIEKENIILYLIKKGFSEIETLDDLIVHVSPDDFDYVNENKDKLCEEISQTVNVEIIKDNALESNDCFIETKLGNLDCSLDTRLSGLTSDLKLIANSLNS, from the coding sequence TTGTCTAGTATTATCAAATCACCATTTATAAATTACGCCTCCAATAATAAGAAGATTATTGGCGTAAATAATAAAAATAACATCTCTGAGAATAACGAAGAAGATATACATATTAGTGCTGCTAAGATTAATAAATCTATTGAAAAGCAAAAAAAACAAGCTGAGCAAGTTGCAAATGACATTATAAATAAAGCAATGGGAGAGGCTCAGTGTATTGTTGAAGATGCTAAGAAAAGTGCAATAGATATTACTGAAGAAGCTTACAAAAAGGCACTAGAGGACGGATATAAAGATGGTATTAGTAAGGGTGAACAAGAAGCAATAAGATTAAAAAATGAAGCTGACCAAGTATTACAACAAGCGTATGACGAAAAAGAAAAAATACTTAGTGATATAGAACCTAAGATGGCTAACATCTTAATTGAATTAGTGAAAAACCTAACAGGTTATGTTATTGAAAAAGAGAATATAATTCTTTATCTAATTAAAAAAGGTTTTTCAGAAATTGAGACATTAGATGACCTGATTGTTCACGTATCACCCGATGATTTTGATTATGTTAACGAAAATAAAGACAAGTTATGCGAAGAAATAAGTCAAACTGTTAATGTTGAAATTATTAAAGATAATGCATTAGAGTCTAACGATTGCTTTATAGAAACTAAGTTAGGAAATTTAGATTGCAGCCTTGACACTAGACTAAGCGGTTTAACATCAGATTTGAAGCTTATAGCAAATAGTTTAAATTCTTAA
- a CDS encoding flagellar hook-length control protein FliK, which translates to MVTMVASKMDLAVGVKSNVKTNNGKAADSNFNEILNQQSNNKMKQENVEKPVTKVKPTNNNQHKINNTEKPVQDKPEDKVDLEELEADIVDQVTDKLNITEEQLNEMLAQLNMTIFDLLLPDKLNTFLMALYNVEDSLELLMLPDTANIKELKTELSDISEDCNLETEDIKKIIAELNQENDIKTTTDQVSEVNNTNDSKEQVASTEKESNNEKNKMPEIDITDNRTEKSDMAKDDIKVEAVGNSSKEIPDNVQNITINQNVQKVEVVDQSGEKHILTYNINTEEVIDQIVSSFKVNLTDDVNKMFIQLRPEHLGKLAFSLTTQEGVVTANFMAENPAVKELIEANLANLRMSLQEQGVVVDKLEVVVADNNMFNENNNSKQFNENNNKKRRAAKMMKINNGLDGEVVEDLMEDDDNISSNIENNNSIDYSV; encoded by the coding sequence ATGGTTACAATGGTTGCCAGTAAAATGGATTTAGCAGTTGGGGTTAAAAGTAATGTCAAGACTAACAATGGAAAAGCTGCTGACAGTAATTTTAATGAAATACTTAATCAACAATCAAACAATAAAATGAAACAGGAAAATGTAGAAAAACCTGTCACTAAGGTTAAACCTACAAATAATAATCAGCATAAGATAAATAACACTGAAAAGCCAGTGCAGGATAAGCCCGAAGATAAAGTTGATTTAGAGGAATTAGAAGCAGATATTGTTGATCAAGTAACTGATAAGTTGAACATCACAGAAGAACAATTAAATGAAATGTTAGCCCAGCTTAACATGACTATCTTTGATTTGCTTTTACCTGACAAACTTAATACGTTTCTGATGGCTTTGTACAATGTTGAAGATTCACTTGAGTTATTGATGTTACCTGATACAGCTAATATAAAAGAATTAAAAACAGAGCTTAGTGATATAAGTGAAGATTGCAATTTAGAAACAGAAGACATCAAAAAGATTATAGCAGAATTGAATCAAGAAAATGATATTAAAACCACTACTGATCAAGTATCAGAAGTAAACAATACAAATGATTCTAAGGAACAAGTTGCTTCGACAGAAAAAGAATCGAATAATGAAAAGAATAAAATGCCAGAGATAGATATCACAGATAATAGAACTGAAAAAAGTGATATGGCAAAAGACGATATAAAAGTTGAAGCTGTAGGTAATAGTAGTAAAGAAATTCCTGACAATGTACAGAACATAACAATCAATCAAAACGTACAAAAAGTAGAAGTTGTTGACCAAAGTGGTGAGAAACACATTCTTACATATAACATTAACACAGAGGAAGTAATTGACCAGATTGTGTCTAGTTTCAAAGTCAATCTAACTGACGATGTAAACAAGATGTTTATTCAACTTAGACCTGAACATCTAGGAAAACTTGCTTTTTCACTTACAACCCAAGAAGGTGTTGTTACTGCTAATTTCATGGCTGAAAATCCAGCTGTAAAAGAATTAATAGAAGCTAACTTAGCAAATCTCAGAATGTCACTACAAGAACAAGGGGTTGTTGTAGACAAGCTAGAAGTAGTAGTAGCCGATAATAATATGTTCAATGAAAACAACAATTCTAAGCAATTTAATGAAAACAACAATAAAAAAAGAAGAGCTGCTAAGATGATGAAAATTAATAATGGCTTGGATGGGGAAGTTGTGGAAGACTTAATGGAAGATGATGATAATATATCATCCAACATTGAAAATAATAATTCGATTGATTATTCGGTATAA
- a CDS encoding flagellar FlbD family protein, producing the protein MIYVTKLNNEEIVINSDLIEVIEETPNTIITLTTGKKIITKDSSKDIIDKVITYKRTIGIEIQ; encoded by the coding sequence ATGATATATGTTACAAAGCTTAATAATGAGGAAATAGTTATTAATTCGGACTTGATAGAAGTCATAGAGGAAACACCTAATACTATAATAACTCTGACAACTGGTAAAAAAATCATAACAAAGGATTCATCTAAAGATATTATAGATAAGGTTATTACATATAAAAGAACAATTGGTATAGAGATTCAATAA
- a CDS encoding motility protein A, with amino-acid sequence MKTLDLATIGGLVAGIFFILSSILMKGQISSFTDAASVMITIGGAFAATLISYPLSDFIKSIKAASLVFKSKQLNEGDIIKKIIELSNIARKEGLLALEEAAESIDDEFMKKGILLIVDGTDPELVRNILETELVFIEGRHKNVQSFWEKVGEFGPAWGMIGTLIGLIAMLKTMNDPSTIGGNMSVALITTLYGSLLANFIALPFANKMKVISESEILLKEVSIEGLLSIQAGENPRVIEEKLKAFLAPSLRNEISKNQDGEEGEING; translated from the coding sequence GTGAAAACGTTGGATTTAGCTACTATTGGAGGTTTGGTCGCAGGTATTTTCTTTATTCTCAGCTCTATACTTATGAAAGGGCAAATATCAAGTTTCACTGATGCGGCTTCTGTAATGATTACTATCGGTGGAGCATTCGCAGCGACTTTAATATCTTATCCTCTTTCTGATTTTATTAAATCCATCAAAGCTGCATCATTAGTATTTAAGAGTAAACAGCTTAATGAAGGAGACATAATAAAGAAAATAATAGAATTATCTAATATTGCTAGAAAAGAAGGATTACTTGCGTTAGAAGAAGCTGCAGAATCTATTGATGATGAATTCATGAAAAAAGGGATTCTACTTATTGTTGATGGTACTGACCCTGAATTGGTAAGGAACATACTTGAAACAGAGCTAGTATTTATTGAAGGCAGACATAAAAATGTTCAAAGCTTTTGGGAAAAAGTTGGAGAATTCGGTCCTGCCTGGGGTATGATAGGTACATTGATTGGACTTATCGCCATGTTAAAAACAATGAATGATCCAAGTACAATTGGTGGTAATATGTCAGTTGCTTTGATAACTACATTGTATGGTTCTCTACTAGCCAATTTTATTGCATTACCTTTTGCAAATAAAATGAAAGTTATAAGTGAATCTGAAATACTATTAAAAGAAGTTTCAATAGAAGGATTACTTTCTATTCAAGCAGGAGAAAACCCTCGAGTAATTGAAGAAAAATTAAAAGCTTTCTTAGCACCTAGCTTAAGAAATGAAATAAGTAAAAACCAAGATGGTGAAGAGGGTGAGATAAATGGCTAG
- a CDS encoding flagellar basal body-associated FliL family protein, with amino-acid sequence MAKEKKVKVKSEKDNGKLVLMIGVILIVCSVILLGISVFILKPSGNSDKAEQVKDPDKIPLSQIESYETENMVVILPSIDNPDKRMSFTFYVGFALDKKSKDLKDTKTLLEESKGIIKSRISTLLSSKYSEDMLKQDSQQMLSDEIFAMMEEILDTDALVEVYIRDFLYR; translated from the coding sequence ATGGCAAAGGAAAAGAAAGTTAAAGTGAAAAGTGAAAAAGATAATGGAAAGTTAGTATTAATGATTGGAGTAATTTTGATTGTTTGTTCTGTAATTCTATTAGGTATTTCAGTATTTATTTTGAAGCCTTCAGGGAATTCAGATAAAGCAGAACAAGTAAAAGATCCCGACAAGATACCTCTAAGTCAAATAGAAAGTTATGAAACAGAAAATATGGTGGTCATATTACCTTCTATTGATAACCCAGATAAACGAATGAGTTTTACTTTCTATGTAGGTTTTGCACTAGATAAGAAGAGCAAAGATCTAAAAGATACAAAAACTCTACTAGAAGAAAGCAAAGGTATCATAAAATCTAGAATTTCAACATTATTAAGCAGTAAATATTCAGAAGATATGTTAAAACAAGATAGTCAACAAATGTTATCAGATGAAATATTTGCAATGATGGAAGAGATATTAGATACAGATGCTCTTGTAGAAGTATATATTAGAGATTTCCTATATAGATAA